A single Corallococcus exiguus DNA region contains:
- a CDS encoding TIGR02587 family membrane protein yields the protein MSDSLREYGRGIAGGLLFSLPLLYTMEVWWAGFTSHPASVLGYLLATYVLLLGYNRYGGFRRDVCWFDVFTDSLEELGLGLLVSLGVLVLIGRIGQGTSLQEAVGMVVVEAGTVAIGVSVGTAQLGGQHREENEDEDKKRLESADHVPGQLVIAFCGAMLFAANVAPTEEIVMIAVETPPWCLLGLAVLSLLLGGLILFQSDFTRAHRFTRRRLRRDVLAGTFVTYAVALLSSTLVLWFFGRFNGNGLSICVAQVVVLGLASTLGASAGRLLIQS from the coding sequence GTGTCGGACTCCCTGCGCGAATACGGCCGGGGCATCGCGGGAGGCCTGCTCTTCAGCCTGCCGCTGCTCTACACGATGGAGGTGTGGTGGGCGGGCTTCACGTCCCATCCGGCCAGCGTGCTGGGCTACCTGCTGGCCACGTACGTGCTGCTGCTCGGATACAACCGCTACGGCGGCTTCCGCCGGGATGTGTGCTGGTTCGACGTCTTCACGGACTCGCTGGAGGAGCTGGGGCTGGGGCTGCTCGTGTCGCTGGGGGTGCTCGTGCTCATCGGCCGCATCGGACAGGGCACGTCACTCCAGGAAGCGGTGGGCATGGTGGTGGTGGAGGCCGGCACGGTGGCCATCGGCGTGTCGGTGGGCACCGCGCAGCTGGGCGGCCAGCACCGCGAGGAGAACGAGGACGAGGACAAGAAACGGCTGGAGTCCGCGGATCACGTTCCCGGCCAGCTGGTCATCGCGTTCTGCGGCGCGATGCTGTTCGCGGCCAACGTGGCGCCCACGGAGGAGATCGTGATGATTGCCGTGGAGACACCGCCCTGGTGCCTGCTGGGGCTCGCCGTGCTGTCGCTGCTGCTGGGCGGGCTCATCCTCTTCCAGAGCGACTTCACCCGCGCGCACCGCTTCACGCGCCGCCGCCTGCGCCGGGACGTGCTGGCGGGCACGTTCGTCACCTACGCGGTCGCGCTGCTGTCGAGCACCTTGGTGTTGTGGTTCTTCGGACGGTTCAACGGCAACGGCCTGAGCATCTGCGTGGCGCAGGTGGTGGTGCTGGGCCTGGCGTCGACGCTGGGTGCATCAGCGGGGAGGTTGCTCATCCAATCATGA
- a CDS encoding carboxypeptidase-like regulatory domain-containing protein: MKRGHRRAAFFFAGIVAVLLLAFFLRSDESASLQSGRSSSDGPRFFAGSNTGSFAMASTREGLRITGVVRDARGPVAGVQVSASRVDADTLSERPCPRTPPGHEYSPQRMRQGDCWFQELELEYARLVDAREGEAPVLAQTVTADDGTFVLEGLSPGALTLWALGDTGAAVQADIPAGRDDVTLTLENGVFLSGTVVDDDTRLPIPGARVTLIHEAGSRFFDALADVRGRFRVGPLPPGRYLRVASAQGCQTQAFREDVWLDADVDVTLALRRRHRLKGVVLTPEGLPVSGVDVHLARSQGPGETSTTRSDGQGRFAFEEVPALPHELWTRTRDETAHGQALGTPPEMVVLRMEPIEFMEGTVRDEQHRPLAGVRLRVGGHHLGGQPVPEVLTDAAGHYRLGPLLDRAVELRLLLAHYTDRMERVTLGAPHAGPWDFTLTRTPSLEGQVVDTEGVPLAAVQVTLAMTREAPGRIWEPADVDERTNTSDASGHFTVDSTHEGPGKLTVTARGFLAVKLPVEVPSTGVRVVMNRGASVSGTVMDATGRPLSNVDVRLWNTEPQSGAPHSTPVDSRGAFSLGGLEAGHYVLEARLRTPGIEHTASQPVDLEAGMQATVSVRFEEGRTLQGMTVGGDGQPMSGARVQACLLLEDIPAWQAHAPDCTVTGESGVLSGPDGRFVFKHLTAPAYQLIAWKEGHAFAPSRSQGGTPDNTALLVTMGQGDVRLVLERRPRLRGQVVSDDGTPLPCKVLDRGTWVHALDGTFDLPLPDDGPGRTLVNAKGFFELQRKFVVSPGRDVDLGMLWMTRSRTVRFIVLNEATRVPMAGLDVAIHLSDNAPRPSTIGSLFHFGRLDAQGSAEVEGVPFEAATFSVSMNGGPEQGETDVLVDAAQETVTVLMPETNR; encoded by the coding sequence ATGAAGAGGGGACATCGCCGGGCAGCGTTCTTCTTCGCGGGCATCGTCGCGGTGCTGCTCCTGGCCTTCTTCCTGCGCTCGGACGAGAGCGCTTCGCTCCAATCAGGCCGAAGCTCCTCCGACGGCCCGCGCTTCTTCGCGGGCTCCAACACGGGCTCCTTCGCCATGGCCTCCACTAGGGAGGGGCTCCGCATCACCGGCGTCGTGCGTGATGCGCGCGGGCCCGTCGCGGGCGTGCAGGTGTCCGCGTCCCGCGTGGATGCGGACACCCTGTCGGAGCGCCCCTGTCCACGGACACCCCCGGGCCATGAATACTCCCCACAGCGGATGCGGCAGGGGGACTGCTGGTTCCAGGAGCTGGAGCTGGAGTACGCGCGCCTGGTGGATGCTCGCGAGGGTGAAGCGCCCGTGCTCGCCCAGACGGTGACGGCGGACGACGGGACGTTCGTACTCGAGGGCCTGTCCCCCGGCGCGCTCACCCTCTGGGCCCTGGGTGACACAGGCGCGGCCGTGCAGGCGGACATCCCGGCCGGCAGGGACGACGTGACGCTGACGCTGGAGAACGGCGTCTTCCTCTCCGGCACGGTGGTGGATGACGACACGCGGCTTCCCATTCCCGGTGCGCGGGTGACGCTGATCCACGAAGCCGGGTCCCGCTTCTTCGATGCGCTCGCGGACGTCCGGGGGCGCTTCCGCGTCGGGCCCCTGCCCCCGGGCCGCTACCTGCGGGTCGCGAGCGCGCAGGGGTGCCAGACCCAGGCCTTCCGCGAGGACGTCTGGCTCGATGCCGACGTGGACGTGACGCTCGCGCTTCGACGAAGGCACCGGCTCAAGGGCGTGGTGCTGACACCCGAGGGCCTTCCCGTGAGCGGCGTGGACGTCCATCTGGCGCGCTCCCAAGGGCCAGGCGAAACCTCGACCACCCGGAGCGATGGTCAGGGCCGGTTCGCCTTCGAGGAGGTCCCCGCCCTTCCGCATGAACTCTGGACCCGGACCAGGGATGAGACCGCCCATGGCCAGGCCTTGGGGACGCCTCCTGAAATGGTGGTCCTCCGGATGGAGCCCATCGAGTTCATGGAAGGGACCGTGAGGGACGAGCAGCACAGGCCGCTCGCGGGTGTGCGGCTGCGTGTGGGGGGGCACCACCTGGGTGGCCAACCTGTTCCAGAGGTGCTGACGGATGCGGCAGGCCATTACCGCCTGGGACCGTTGCTGGATCGCGCGGTCGAGCTCCGGTTGCTGCTAGCGCATTACACAGACCGGATGGAGAGAGTCACCCTGGGAGCTCCCCATGCGGGACCGTGGGACTTCACGCTCACGCGGACCCCGTCCCTCGAAGGCCAGGTGGTCGACACGGAAGGCGTGCCGCTCGCGGCCGTCCAGGTGACGCTTGCCATGACGCGAGAAGCTCCGGGGCGCATCTGGGAGCCGGCCGACGTCGATGAACGGACCAACACGTCGGACGCGTCAGGCCACTTCACCGTGGACAGCACGCATGAAGGCCCCGGCAAACTGACCGTCACGGCCCGGGGGTTCCTCGCCGTGAAGCTCCCCGTGGAGGTCCCGTCGACAGGCGTCCGGGTGGTGATGAACCGCGGCGCCTCCGTGTCCGGCACGGTGATGGATGCGACAGGACGTCCCCTGAGCAACGTGGACGTCCGGCTCTGGAACACCGAACCGCAGAGTGGAGCCCCCCACAGCACACCCGTGGACTCGCGGGGCGCCTTCTCGCTGGGAGGACTGGAGGCAGGGCACTACGTCCTGGAGGCCCGGCTGCGGACGCCCGGCATCGAGCACACCGCGTCGCAGCCCGTGGACCTGGAGGCAGGGATGCAGGCCACCGTGTCCGTGCGTTTCGAGGAGGGACGCACGCTGCAGGGGATGACGGTCGGCGGCGATGGACAGCCGATGTCCGGCGCGCGCGTCCAGGCCTGCCTCCTTCTAGAGGACATCCCCGCGTGGCAGGCCCACGCTCCCGACTGCACCGTCACGGGAGAGAGCGGCGTCCTCTCCGGACCGGATGGCCGCTTCGTCTTCAAGCACCTGACAGCCCCGGCCTACCAGCTCATCGCCTGGAAGGAAGGCCATGCCTTCGCGCCCTCGCGCTCGCAGGGAGGAACACCGGACAACACGGCCCTGCTCGTCACGATGGGACAGGGTGACGTCCGGTTGGTCCTGGAGCGAAGACCCCGCCTGCGAGGACAGGTCGTGAGCGATGACGGGACACCGCTGCCCTGCAAGGTCTTGGACCGGGGCACCTGGGTGCACGCTCTGGACGGGACGTTCGATCTCCCCCTGCCAGACGATGGCCCCGGGAGAACCCTGGTGAACGCGAAGGGCTTCTTCGAGCTTCAGCGGAAGTTCGTCGTGAGCCCTGGACGGGATGTCGACCTGGGAATGCTGTGGATGACCCGGAGCCGCACGGTGCGCTTCATCGTCTTGAATGAAGCGACACGCGTGCCGATGGCGGGCCTCGACGTCGCAATCCACCTGAGCGACAACGCGCCAAGGCCCAGCACCATCGGGAGTCTCTTCCATTTCGGGCGCCTCGACGCGCAAGGAAGCGCGGAGGTGGAGGGGGTGCCCTTCGAGGCCGCCACCTTCTCCGTCAGCATGAATGGGGGGCCGGAGCAGGGAGAAACGGACGTGCTCGTTGATGCGGCCCAGGAGACCGTCACGGTGCTGATGCCCGAAACGAACCGCTGA
- a CDS encoding carboxypeptidase-like regulatory domain-containing protein has product MSVQGTRSPGGDASSRLRIDASTPRAGTHSTRPNPSPPVGTLRITGVVRDARGPVAGVELSATRVDADSLSERPCPYPERARPLQTPLEHCFLELADSTARLVESSAGEAPLFARTVTAADGTFVLEGLPPGAFTLWALGDTGAAVRPEVLAGSEGVTVSLEKGFFLSGTVVEEDARTPIPGAWVTVVHEASSRFFRVLTDTRGRFHIGPLPPGRYLKVAGAKGWVPEAVRGDVWLNAEVEVTLGIQRKHRLEGVVLTQEGRPASGLTVHLRPNAEFGQTLTTRSDVQGRFAFDGIPATEFMVWAWSDGQTAYGDSWATLPRSAVIQMRPSTFIEGTVKNERGQPLSGVRVRAHSGGVGGGLPPETRTDGAGHYRLGPLLDTSVELSLKGDHYRLRREQLLLGGARTGPWDFTLTRGLSVEGTLVDTEGKPVPGVYVALGTAHASGGFTSAATNFEDAFGVSDEAGRFVAGAIEAGRKDLFVEARGFIPLTLPVQVPSTGVRVVVDRGASVSGTVTDATGHLLPEVRIGLWDSASPDSRPRPDFLSTDRNGAFSLSGLKAGRYVLEAWQRTPGSVQWVSRTLDLKERDHAEVSLRFDEGRTLHGMTTDAAGQPLPGVRVQACLSQEDSFAGRTPELSCVPTADDSVRSGPDGRFTLQHLTTPVSQLVAMREGLRLNPSRSRGGTPGPLSLRVPVGADDVRLVMEPAPRLRARVVDPDGAPLPSTVWLEEGITGIASPGPAHELQVEEYRPDGRFALPLAEDRETWNVTVSAKGFVGLNRYIQGSPGQDIDLGTVKLLRGRKVRFVILDEATRVPLVGARVSIELNPGLDVSPYEVASPRSSRWNLDLAGAVEFTDLPISPLHFKIMTEPGLPFREGTVDARQEVVTVTLPAPGH; this is encoded by the coding sequence GTGTCCGTACAAGGCACGCGGAGCCCCGGCGGTGACGCTTCGAGCAGGCTCCGCATCGACGCCAGCACGCCCCGCGCGGGGACGCACTCCACGCGGCCCAATCCATCCCCTCCGGTGGGCACGCTGCGCATCACCGGTGTGGTGCGCGACGCACGAGGTCCCGTCGCGGGGGTGGAGCTGTCCGCGACACGCGTGGACGCCGACAGCTTGTCGGAGCGTCCGTGTCCCTACCCGGAGCGCGCCCGCCCGCTGCAAACACCGCTCGAGCATTGCTTCCTGGAGCTGGCGGATTCCACCGCGCGCCTCGTGGAGTCCAGCGCGGGGGAAGCACCCCTGTTCGCGCGGACGGTGACGGCGGCGGATGGCACCTTCGTGCTCGAGGGCCTGCCGCCAGGCGCCTTCACCCTCTGGGCGCTGGGCGACACGGGCGCGGCGGTGCGGCCGGAGGTGCTTGCCGGCAGCGAGGGCGTGACCGTCTCGCTGGAGAAGGGCTTCTTCCTCTCCGGCACGGTGGTGGAGGAAGACGCGCGAACGCCCATTCCCGGAGCCTGGGTGACGGTGGTGCACGAGGCCTCGTCCCGCTTCTTCCGCGTGCTCACGGACACGCGGGGACGTTTTCACATCGGGCCGCTGCCGCCGGGGCGATACCTGAAGGTCGCGGGTGCGAAGGGTTGGGTCCCCGAGGCCGTCCGCGGCGACGTCTGGCTGAACGCGGAGGTGGAGGTCACGCTCGGGATCCAGCGGAAGCACCGGCTCGAGGGCGTGGTGCTCACGCAAGAGGGACGCCCCGCGAGCGGACTGACCGTCCACCTGCGGCCCAACGCGGAGTTTGGCCAGACGTTGACGACCCGGAGCGATGTCCAGGGCCGGTTCGCCTTCGACGGCATCCCCGCCACGGAGTTCATGGTCTGGGCCTGGAGCGACGGCCAGACTGCGTATGGCGACAGCTGGGCGACCCTGCCCCGAAGCGCCGTCATCCAGATGCGGCCCAGCACGTTCATCGAGGGCACCGTGAAGAACGAACGGGGGCAGCCCCTGAGCGGTGTGCGCGTGCGAGCTCACTCGGGTGGCGTGGGAGGGGGTCTTCCACCGGAGACCCGCACCGACGGAGCCGGTCACTACCGGTTGGGCCCGCTGTTGGACACCTCCGTCGAGCTCTCACTGAAAGGTGACCACTACCGCCTCCGACGCGAGCAACTGCTCCTGGGTGGAGCACGGACCGGCCCGTGGGACTTCACCCTCACGCGCGGCCTGTCGGTCGAGGGCACCCTGGTCGACACCGAAGGCAAGCCTGTCCCCGGCGTGTACGTGGCGCTGGGAACGGCTCACGCTTCCGGTGGGTTCACCTCCGCGGCAACGAATTTCGAGGATGCGTTCGGCGTGTCCGACGAGGCGGGACGCTTCGTCGCGGGTGCGATTGAAGCGGGCAGGAAGGACCTCTTCGTCGAAGCCCGGGGCTTCATCCCCCTGACGCTCCCCGTTCAGGTGCCCTCGACGGGGGTCCGCGTGGTGGTGGACCGAGGAGCGTCCGTGTCCGGCACGGTCACGGATGCGACGGGCCACCTCCTGCCCGAGGTGAGAATCGGTCTCTGGGATTCAGCGTCTCCGGACAGTCGTCCGCGACCCGACTTCCTCTCCACGGACAGAAATGGGGCCTTCTCGCTGAGCGGACTGAAGGCGGGCCGCTATGTGCTGGAGGCCTGGCAGCGCACGCCAGGCTCCGTGCAATGGGTTTCCCGGACCCTCGACCTGAAGGAACGGGACCACGCCGAGGTGTCCTTGCGATTCGATGAGGGCCGGACGCTGCACGGGATGACGACGGATGCCGCGGGTCAGCCCCTCCCAGGGGTCCGGGTCCAGGCCTGTCTCTCGCAAGAGGACTCTTTCGCTGGACGAACGCCTGAGCTGAGTTGCGTCCCCACGGCGGATGACAGTGTGCGGTCCGGCCCGGACGGCCGCTTCACCCTCCAGCACCTGACAACACCGGTGTCCCAGCTCGTCGCCATGAGAGAAGGCCTGCGCCTCAATCCCAGCCGCTCCCGGGGCGGGACGCCGGGCCCGCTCTCCCTGCGCGTTCCGGTGGGAGCCGACGACGTCCGGCTGGTCATGGAGCCCGCCCCCCGGTTGAGGGCACGGGTCGTGGATCCGGACGGCGCGCCCCTCCCCAGCACGGTATGGCTCGAGGAGGGCATCACCGGCATTGCCTCCCCGGGTCCGGCCCACGAACTCCAGGTGGAGGAGTACCGCCCGGATGGCCGTTTCGCCCTCCCCCTGGCGGAGGACCGGGAGACCTGGAACGTGACCGTCAGCGCGAAGGGATTCGTGGGCCTCAATCGGTACATCCAAGGGAGCCCTGGCCAGGACATCGACCTGGGGACCGTGAAGCTGCTCCGGGGCCGGAAGGTCCGGTTCGTCATCCTCGATGAAGCGACCCGCGTGCCCCTGGTGGGAGCACGCGTCTCCATTGAGCTGAATCCTGGCCTGGATGTCTCGCCCTATGAGGTCGCCAGCCCGCGCTCCTCTCGCTGGAACCTCGACCTCGCGGGCGCCGTCGAGTTCACGGACCTCCCCATTTCCCCCCTCCACTTCAAGATCATGACGGAGCCGGGTCTGCCCTTCCGCGAAGGCACCGTGGATGCGCGGCAGGAAGTCGTCACGGTGACGCTACCGGCTCCGGGCCACTGA
- the purU gene encoding formyltetrahydrofolate deformylase, with protein MTERPAQYILTLSCPDQRGIVHAVSGWLAEHGCNILDSAQYGDPQTRLFFMRVHFADEEGKAQPAALREAFGALAGRFSMEWHLHDAAEKPRVLLMVSKIGHCLNDLLYRYRSGILPVEIPAIVSNHRDFYQLAASHDIPFHHLPVTPENKERQESRLLELVREQRVDLVVLARYMQILSAETCDALRGRLINIHHSFLPSFKGARPYQQAYDRGVKLIGATAHFVTGDLDEGPIIEQDVERVDHTLSPEALTAMGRDVESVVLGRAVTWFVQHRILLNGHKTVVFR; from the coding sequence ATGACCGAGCGTCCCGCCCAATACATCCTCACGCTGTCGTGCCCGGATCAGCGCGGCATCGTCCACGCTGTCTCCGGCTGGCTCGCCGAGCACGGCTGCAACATCCTCGACAGCGCCCAGTACGGCGACCCGCAGACGCGGCTGTTCTTCATGCGCGTGCACTTCGCGGATGAAGAGGGGAAGGCGCAGCCCGCGGCGCTGCGCGAGGCCTTCGGGGCGCTCGCTGGGCGCTTCTCCATGGAGTGGCACCTGCACGACGCGGCGGAGAAGCCCCGCGTGCTGCTGATGGTCTCGAAGATTGGCCACTGCCTGAACGACCTGCTGTATCGCTACCGCAGCGGCATCCTTCCGGTGGAGATCCCGGCCATCGTCTCCAACCACCGGGACTTCTACCAACTGGCCGCGTCCCACGACATTCCGTTCCACCACCTGCCGGTGACGCCGGAGAACAAGGAACGGCAGGAGTCGCGCTTGCTGGAACTGGTGCGCGAGCAGCGCGTGGACCTGGTGGTGCTCGCCCGGTACATGCAGATCCTCTCCGCGGAGACGTGTGATGCGCTGCGCGGGCGGCTCATCAACATCCACCACTCGTTCCTGCCCAGCTTCAAGGGGGCGCGGCCGTACCAGCAGGCCTACGACCGGGGCGTGAAGCTGATTGGCGCCACGGCCCACTTCGTCACGGGCGACCTGGACGAAGGACCCATCATCGAACAGGACGTGGAGCGCGTGGACCACACGCTGTCTCCCGAGGCGCTGACGGCGATGGGGCGCGACGTGGAGAGCGTGGTGCTGGGCCGCGCGGTGACGTGGTTCGTGCAGCACCGCATCCTGCTCAACGGCCATAAGACCGTCGTGTTCCGCTGA
- a CDS encoding carboxypeptidase-like regulatory domain-containing protein, which produces MRRGNRAAGFTVAVVVGLLLLGFFVLREHGSAPGPASQHSTTASRFFTGPHAKQAPATGSPRITGVVRDARGPVAGVRVFASRAEPEVTLSERSCPPSEDAPAESPPRLMECWNEAFDELVDQIGKREGEAPTVAETTSAEDGTFALDGLPDGTVTLHASSGQNVAMLPDVATGQQDVVLVLDEGRFFEGVVLDDVVEGKPIAGARITVFTREHTRFFPATGGADGRFRIGPVPPADHGILITAPGFSPLLKMEAEPQEDTFVLDRPAKFAGTVVTAKGAPAPGISVRLHTPSLAPESRTTLTDARGRFSFPSSEGVLAQLFAETPAHDGFASLGTEPREDVVLTLGPGMFLQGTVSDESGNPIPSARVEAFRLDEDAPSQRGRTVTDARGHYRLGPLFRMQHLVAARAEHYVDRREEHEEPEQTEVSLDFTLQRAVSLEGVLVDEADQPLAGLEVQLHPGVAPRLSPYLGVITDYTVTDEAGRFLLDAKEAGAAWLDVSGTNFIPQRVNVTLPSSKLRLVLRQGASVAVTVLSAAGAPVRDARVTLWQRDARGEADHAGGTDTRGQVTLQGVPPGRYVAEALVPGRAVDVYASQSLEVLPGEAPSVTLRMEEGRTLRGVAMTSQGRPLPGVHIRAKVLDADRPLYRDRGERFRSRTERRAEGVHTDAEGHFLLRSLSASRYELTASLQEHFLDAQSSQGVRAGEYETAVVDRDTTEVRLMMRRIPHVRGRVVAEGGAKLESFVVNDHEYTDPDGHFDQQLIEVSGPQRIVVQARGFAPVERTVTPDGESELDLGTLTLTRGRTLKVFLREAATGAPYTGRVRDDSGQETTVAVSYHVEEDGVADGPSFRVPTQAVPSKDGSLLMEQVPTTACTLEVDTELHLPLRVTVGAEVEHITLSLEKGARVTGHVRDAQGQPVKAQLIFTRPDGSEFRRKPRPGDFTLAVIPPGLYTVDVWPEERTNEVIFQPRVVRIPSSGDVTLEFNALGAGTTVTLRLPEDVGTAFLLSGRAPTPNNSRAFNHLIHQGHPLTEWSGTSVTFRRVPAGHYTVIAGNRGKDRIHREELDVPAEGTVSRDVKPVWMPLAR; this is translated from the coding sequence ATGCGCAGGGGGAATCGGGCAGCCGGGTTCACGGTCGCGGTCGTCGTCGGACTGTTGCTCCTGGGCTTCTTCGTCCTGCGCGAGCATGGGAGTGCTCCAGGTCCTGCGTCCCAGCACTCCACCACCGCCTCCCGATTCTTCACCGGCCCCCATGCGAAGCAGGCTCCCGCCACGGGAAGCCCGCGCATCACCGGCGTCGTGCGCGATGCGCGCGGGCCCGTCGCGGGCGTGCGCGTGTTCGCGTCCCGAGCAGAACCCGAGGTCACGCTGTCGGAGCGCTCCTGCCCTCCTTCCGAGGATGCACCCGCTGAATCTCCGCCCCGGCTGATGGAGTGCTGGAACGAAGCCTTCGATGAGCTGGTGGATCAGATCGGCAAGCGTGAAGGAGAAGCCCCCACCGTCGCGGAGACCACCAGCGCGGAGGATGGCACCTTCGCGCTGGACGGACTTCCCGACGGAACGGTCACGCTCCATGCCTCCAGCGGCCAGAACGTGGCGATGCTCCCGGACGTGGCGACGGGTCAGCAGGACGTGGTGCTCGTGCTCGATGAAGGCCGCTTCTTCGAGGGCGTCGTCCTGGACGATGTGGTGGAGGGCAAGCCCATCGCGGGTGCCCGCATCACCGTCTTCACCCGGGAACACACGCGCTTCTTTCCCGCGACCGGCGGCGCGGATGGACGCTTCCGCATCGGGCCGGTACCGCCGGCCGACCATGGCATCCTCATCACGGCCCCGGGGTTCAGTCCGCTCCTGAAAATGGAAGCGGAGCCTCAAGAGGACACCTTCGTCCTGGACCGCCCCGCGAAGTTCGCGGGCACGGTCGTGACGGCGAAGGGAGCTCCCGCGCCCGGCATCTCCGTCCGCCTCCACACCCCCAGCCTCGCCCCTGAATCGCGCACCACCCTCACGGATGCGCGGGGACGCTTCTCCTTCCCCTCCAGCGAAGGCGTGCTCGCCCAACTCTTCGCGGAGACCCCGGCGCACGACGGCTTCGCGTCCCTCGGGACCGAGCCGCGCGAGGACGTGGTCCTCACGCTCGGGCCCGGCATGTTCCTCCAGGGCACCGTCAGCGACGAGAGCGGCAACCCGATTCCCAGCGCCCGGGTCGAGGCCTTTCGCCTCGATGAGGACGCACCTTCGCAGCGAGGCAGGACCGTCACGGATGCCCGGGGACATTACCGGCTGGGTCCCCTGTTCCGGATGCAGCACCTGGTGGCGGCCCGCGCCGAGCACTACGTCGACAGGAGAGAGGAGCACGAAGAGCCCGAACAGACCGAGGTGTCGCTCGACTTCACCCTGCAGCGTGCTGTCTCCTTGGAGGGCGTCCTCGTCGACGAAGCGGACCAGCCGCTCGCGGGCCTCGAAGTCCAGCTGCATCCGGGCGTGGCGCCGAGGCTCTCCCCCTACCTAGGCGTCATCACGGACTACACCGTGACGGACGAAGCCGGACGCTTCCTCCTGGACGCGAAGGAGGCGGGCGCCGCGTGGCTGGACGTCAGTGGCACGAACTTCATTCCCCAGCGCGTCAACGTGACGCTTCCGTCGAGCAAACTGCGGCTGGTGCTGCGCCAGGGCGCGAGCGTCGCCGTCACCGTCCTGAGCGCGGCGGGGGCGCCGGTGCGGGACGCCCGGGTGACGCTCTGGCAGCGCGACGCGCGCGGCGAAGCCGACCATGCCGGCGGAACCGACACTCGGGGCCAGGTCACACTCCAGGGTGTTCCTCCGGGCAGGTACGTGGCGGAGGCCCTCGTTCCAGGAAGGGCCGTGGACGTCTATGCCTCGCAATCGCTTGAGGTCCTGCCGGGAGAGGCGCCGTCCGTGACGCTGCGGATGGAGGAAGGCCGGACCCTGCGGGGCGTGGCCATGACGTCCCAGGGCCGGCCTCTGCCCGGGGTCCACATCCGCGCGAAAGTCCTGGACGCGGACCGCCCCCTCTACCGTGACCGTGGCGAACGGTTCAGGTCCAGGACGGAGCGGCGCGCCGAGGGTGTCCACACGGATGCCGAAGGCCACTTCCTCCTCCGCTCGCTGAGCGCCTCCCGCTATGAGCTCACCGCGTCGCTCCAGGAGCATTTCCTGGACGCCCAGTCCTCGCAGGGCGTCCGTGCTGGCGAATACGAGACCGCCGTGGTGGACCGGGACACAACGGAAGTCCGCCTGATGATGCGGCGCATCCCGCATGTGCGGGGCCGGGTGGTGGCGGAGGGCGGCGCGAAGCTGGAGTCCTTTGTCGTGAACGACCACGAGTACACGGACCCGGATGGCCACTTCGACCAGCAGCTGATCGAAGTGAGCGGCCCCCAGCGGATCGTGGTGCAAGCCCGCGGGTTCGCGCCGGTGGAACGCACCGTCACACCGGACGGAGAAAGCGAGCTGGACCTCGGCACGCTCACGCTGACGCGAGGGAGGACCCTGAAGGTGTTCCTGCGAGAGGCAGCGACGGGTGCGCCGTACACCGGACGCGTTCGCGACGATTCAGGCCAGGAGACGACGGTGGCCGTCAGCTATCACGTCGAAGAAGACGGCGTCGCGGACGGCCCGTCCTTCCGGGTGCCGACGCAAGCCGTGCCCTCGAAGGACGGCTCGCTGCTGATGGAGCAGGTGCCCACCACGGCGTGCACGCTCGAGGTGGACACCGAGCTCCACCTGCCGCTGCGCGTGACGGTGGGCGCGGAGGTGGAGCACATCACCCTCTCGCTCGAGAAGGGCGCCCGCGTGACGGGCCACGTTCGCGACGCGCAAGGCCAGCCCGTGAAGGCCCAGCTCATCTTCACGCGTCCCGACGGCTCGGAGTTTCGACGTAAGCCCCGCCCGGGTGACTTCACGCTCGCGGTCATTCCTCCGGGGCTCTACACGGTGGATGTCTGGCCGGAGGAGCGGACGAATGAAGTCATCTTCCAACCCCGCGTGGTGCGAATCCCCAGCAGTGGCGACGTCACGCTCGAATTCAACGCCCTGGGCGCGGGCACCACCGTCACGCTCCGGCTGCCGGAGGATGTCGGCACCGCGTTCCTGCTGTCCGGACGGGCCCCCACTCCCAACAACAGCAGGGCCTTCAATCACCTGATCCATCAGGGGCACCCATTGACCGAATGGAGCGGCACGTCCGTCACGTTCCGCCGTGTGCCCGCCGGCCACTACACCGTCATCGCGGGCAACCGCGGCAAGGACCGCATCCACCGCGAGGAGCTGGACGTGCCCGCCGAAGGCACCGTGTCCCGAGACGTGAAGCCGGTGTGGATGCCCCTCGCGCGCTGA